Proteins co-encoded in one Strix uralensis isolate ZFMK-TIS-50842 chromosome 2, bStrUra1, whole genome shotgun sequence genomic window:
- the ZNF654 gene encoding zinc finger protein 654 isoform X3, translating to MALIKSCINHPDISKDLYFHQALFTCLYMSPLEDQLFQEHLLRTDCKSGIEIICNTEKEGKTTLALQLCESFLVPQLQNGDMYCIWDLIFIWSKLQLKSNPSKQVFVDQCYQLLRIATNVRVIFPFMKVIKDEVGEDGLQICVEICGCALQLDLREDPNMKSLIYKAIAHFLPNDLEILRICALSIFFLERTLESYYTVEHLYKCADEEYNECTSSVQNRVRFELLPILKKGLFFDPEFWNFLMIKQNCLALLGDKAFVGLSESTLENSTTNTEKITEYRALSEERVCLTDVSNGELDPEDLSEAQSKGNAKKNHEALEASKMLDQTVPRHRCVICNKEFLGGHIVKHAQAHQKKGSFSCVLCTRKFRQKGLMLKHLKNHVRKIERQHLAAVLEAGQQAPALNELECSDVSLSLENGNSDGSKDNEPEVAIAPSADQAVQVEEENAEQVLDVVENHLSDQDDATENSSDSCFNNVPDALSTESLPEDDESSSKESPILHKVNGAFCPQKDIDALDEEGSFKCPANGCARVFKKIRFLNKHARKSHPTDLKVQQHIMKWNKGKCRFCQRKFADSQHFIDHLKRHVYPNVYFCLHFNCNQRFKLSTELAEHTKSHSVFKAQCNFAECCELFEELPLLYEHEAQHYLNKTAECSEDASEKDSSDDPSELCSYQDDDESVNEKETVDLPIPTWKSRKDSTEPKTYIQSVEKKANNVIHNGNESSSEGSTTVLNLIDQKTPVLQPNSENCNVVSDQLVNGHSDLDQTSSKSTEIPLDRVADETRTENGSVLPVLQNCHDIPQNNAAASQLPSKPNQTTENTSYGVILTKPYFRPLPPSYLDERYISMPKRRKILTDEVDAHSEQDTFCSKSTERFRCGNCLTIYCNSEALEAHLAQKKCQTLFGFDSDDESA from the exons ATGGCTCTTATCAAATCTTGCATAAATCATCCAGATATCAGTAAAGATCTGTATTTCCATCAAGCTCTTTTCACCTGTCTTTATATGTCACCATTAGAAGATCAGCTATTCCAGGAG CACTTGTTGAGGACTGATTGCAAGAGTGGAATTGAGATCATCTGCAACACTGAAAAAGAAGGGAAGACTACCTTAGCCTTACAGCTATGTGAATCGTTCCTAGTCCCACAGCTTCAAAATGGGGACATGTATTGTATATG GGACCTGATCTTCATTTGGAGTAAACTGCAGCTTAAATCTAACCCATCAAAACAAGTTTTTGTCGACCAGTGCTACCAGCTTTTAAGAATTGCTACAAATGTCAGAGTAATTTTCCCTTTCATGAAAGTCATTAAGGATGAA GTTGGTGAAGATGGTCTTCAGATATGTGTTGAAATATGTGGATGTGCCCTACAGTTGGACCTCCGTGAAGATCCCAACATGAAAAGTCTTATTTATAAAGCAATTGCTCATTTTCTGCCAAACGACTTGGAGATCCTCAGAATTTGTGCTCTTTCGATCTTTTTTCTTGAGCGCACCTTGGAATCTTACTACACTGTTGAACATTTATATAAATGTGCAGATGAGGAGTACAATGAGTGCACTAGTTCTGTTCAAAACCGTGTACGGTTTGAATTGCTTCCAATTTTgaaaaaaggtttgttttttgATCCTGAGTTTTGGAATTTCTTGATGATCAAGCAGAATTGTTTAGCATTATTGGGGGATAAAGCCTTTGTTGGCTTAAGTGAAAGTACACTGGAAAACTCTACTACAAATACAGAGAAGATAACAGAGTATAGGGCTCTGAGCGAGGAACGTGTCTGTTTAACAGATGTAAGCAATGGGGAGCTTGACCCTGAAGACCTCTCTGAAGCCCAGTCCAAAGGTAATGCCAAAAAGAACCATGAAGCTCTTGAGGCATCTAAAATGTTAGATCAAACTGTACCAAGGCACCGCTGTGTGATATGCAACAAGGAATTTCTTGGTGGTCACATTGTGAAACATGCACAAGCTCACCAAAAAAAGGGCAGTTTTTCCTGTGTACTTTGCACCAGAAAGTTCAGGCAAAAAGGACTTATGCTGAAGCACTTGAAGAATCATGTCAGGAAGATAGAAAGGCAACATCTTGCTGCAGTTCTTGAGGCTGGTCAGCAGGCTCCTGCTCTTAATGAACTAGAATGTTCTGATGTTTCTCTGTCTCTTGAAAATGGGAATTCTGATGGTTCCAAAGACAATGAACCAGAGGTTGCAATAGCTCCAAGTGCTGACCAAGCGGTCCAAGTGGAGGAGGAGAATGCAGAACAGGTATTAGATGTGGTGGAAAATCATCTAAGTGACCAGGATGATGCTACTGAAAATAGTAGTGACAGCTGTTTTAATAATGTTCCTGATGCTTTAAGTACAGAAAGTTTGCCTGAAGATGATGAGAGCTCCAGTAAAGAGTCACCTATTCTGCACAAAGTGAATGGAGCTTTTTGCCCTCAAAAAGACATTGATGCTCTGGATGAGGAAGGAAGCTTTAAGTGCCCTGCTAATGGTTGTGCTAGAGTGTTTAAAAAGATCAGATTCCTCAATAAACATGCAAGAAAAAGTCATCCAACTGATTTGAAGGTGCAGCAGCATATAATGAAATGGAATAAAGGAAAATGTCGGTTCTGCCAGAGAAAATTTGCTGACTCCCAACATTTTATAGACCACCTGAAGAGACATGTGTATCCAAATGTTTACTTTTGTTTACACTTTAATTGTAATCAGAGATTTAAGCTGTCAACTGAGCTTGCAGAACATACAAAAAGTCATAGTGTTTTTAAAGCTCAATGCAATTTTGCAGAATGCTGTGAGCTATTTGAGGAGCTCCCTTTGCTGTATGAACATGAGGCTCagcattatttaaataaaacagcagaatGTTCAGAAGACGCAAGTGAAAAAGATTCTTCAGATGATCCTTCAGAACTTTGTAGTTACCAAGATGATGATGAATCtgttaatgaaaaagaaactgtaGATTTACCAATTCCAACTTGGAAGTCAAGGAAAGATTCTACAGAACCAAAGACATATATTCAGAGTgttgagaagaaagcaaacaatgtCATTCACAATGGTAATGAAAGTTCATCTGAGGGTAGCACTACGGTTTTAAATTTGATAGACCAAAAGACACCTGTGTTACAGCCAAATTCTGAGAACTGTAATGTTGTTAGTGACCAACTAGTCAATGGGCACAGTGACCTAGACCAGACATCATCAAAGTCAACAGAAATACCTTTGGACAGAGTGGCAGATGAAACAAGGACAGAAAATGGGTCAGTGTTACCAGTTTTACAGAATTGTCATGATATACCACAAAATAATGCTGCTGCCTCGCAATTACCTTCTAAACCAAATCAGACAACAGAGAATACTTCGTATGGTGTCATCTTAACAAAACCGTATTTTAGACCATTGCCTCCAAGTTATCTTGATGAACGATACATTAGCATGCCAAAACGTAGAAAAATTTTGACTGATGAAGTAGATGCTCATTCTGAACAAGATACATTTTGTAGCAAATCTACAGAAAGATTTAGATGTGGCAACTGCTTGACCATCTACTGTAATTCAGAAGCACTTGAGGCTCACCTTGCACAAAAGAAGTGTCAGACGCTCTTTGGATTCGATTCAGATGATGAAA GTGCCTGA
- the C2H3orf38 gene encoding uncharacterized protein C3orf38 homolog gives MASLGAGLSERERAGCRQLLELLATEELLALTDTVTSRLVHPESRQEAIDAILVYSQNVEELLKRRKVYREIIFKYLAAQGVPVPPSSEKHLLIDRVKQYWSGQLTTHASESGERKPHTESRGERQKSPQDDIHDLGEEFCQWFFKLLNSQHPLGVKSEERWGPQHFWEDAKMKFCYNTLEKNMEEYVGAEMVSLRLLSLVKEEYLLFNPNLNANGLKCVMSPHGLVLVAVAGTLHRDNTCLGIFEQIFGLISCPVRENTWKIKVVNLKVVGQNVLEPGMQMEKPSIKYESYQLQELYDGKELSVKL, from the exons ATGGCGTCGCTGGGGGCGGGGCTGAGCGAGCGGGAGCGGGCCGGCTGCCGccagctcctggagctgctggccaccGAGGAGCTGCTGGCGCTGACGGACACGGTCACCAGCCGCCTGGTGCACCCCGAGAGCCGACAAG AAGCCATTGATGCCATACTGGTTTACAGCCAAAATGTAGAAGAACTTTTGAAACGCAGGAAAGTCTATcgagaaataatttttaagtatttggcAGCACAAGGAGTTCCAGTGCCTCCTTCCTCTGAGAAACATCTACTCATTGATCGTGTAAAGCAGTACTGGAGTGGGCAGCTCACAACACATGCCTCAGAGTCAGGGGAGAGAAAACCACACACAGAG AGTCGTGGAGAGAGACAAAAGTCACCACAAGATGACATTCATGATCTAGGAGAAGAATTCTGTCAATGGTTCTTTAAACTCCTGAATTCTCAACATCCCTTGGGAGTAAAATCTGAAGAAAGATGGGGACCACAGCATTTTTGGGAGGATGCCAAAATGAAGTTCTGTTACaatacattagaaaaaaacatggaagaataTGTTGGTGCAGAAATGGTGAGCCTTCGTCTGCTGTCCTTGGTTAAAGAAGAATATCTTCTATTCAACCCTAATTTGAATGCCAATGGACTGAAATGTGTCATGTCTCCACATGGGTTAGTACTGGTAGCAGTGGCTGGCACGCTACATAGAGACAATACTTGTTTGGGCATCTTTGAACAAATTTTTGGACTCATTAGCTGTCCTGTTAGGGAGaatacctggaaaataaaagttgTGAATCTTAAAGTAGTTGGACAGAATGTTCTGGAGCCTGGGATGCAAATGGAAAAACCCTCCATAAAATACGAGTCATACCAACTGCAAGAGTTGTATGATGGGAAAGAACTGAGTGTGAAGCTCTGA